From the Euphorbia lathyris chromosome 6, ddEupLath1.1, whole genome shotgun sequence genome, one window contains:
- the LOC136232302 gene encoding uncharacterized protein — MDKIQHKFIQVGGLNLHVAEIGTGSKVVMVLHGFPEIWYSWRYQMIALADAGFRVIVPDYRGFGLSDVPPEPEKTTSKDLIDDLIGILDSLEIAKVVVIGKDYGVRPAYMLPLLHPERILGVVTLGVPFVPPGASNFNNLPEGFYICRWQEPGRAEADFGRFDAKAVVRSIYIQFSGSELPIAAENQEVLDVVDSSTPLPCWFTEEDVAEYGALYQKSGFQTALQVVYRSLHESFDVKELLVKVPALLIMGDKDYVLKFPGMEDYIKSGQAKHFVPKLETVHLPEGSHFVQEQSPDEVNQLLLTFLNTHIWT, encoded by the exons ATGGACAAAATTCAGCACAAGTTCATCCAAGTAGGAGGTTTAAACCTCCATGTCGCCGAGATCGGAACAG GTAGTAAAGTGGTCATGGTCCTGCACGGTTTCCCGGAGATTTGGTACTCATGGCGGTACCAGATGATTGCTCTGGCCGACGCCGGATTTCGCGTTATTGTACCCGATTACAGAGGCTTCGGATTGTCCGACGTGCCACCCGAACCCGAGAAGACGACGTCTAAGGATTTGATCGACGATCTTATCGGAATCCTAGATTCCCTAGAAATTGCTAAG GTTGTTGTAATTGGAAAAGATTATGGAGTAAGGCCAGCCTATATGTTGCCTCTGCTTCATCCTGAGAGAATATTAGGTGTTGTAACATTGGGAGTACCTTTTGTACCACCAGGCGCTTCCAATTTTAATAATCTTCCTGAAGGCTTCTACATTTGTAGATGGCAG GAACCTGGGCGAGCAGAAGCCGATTTTGGCCGATTTGATGCTAAAGCAGTAGTTAGAAGCATCTACATTCAGTTTTCTGGAAGTGAATTACCAATAGCTGCTGAAAACCAGGAAGTGTTGGATGTGGTAGATTCTTCTACTCCACTCCCTTGTTGGTTCACTGAAGAAGATGTTGCAGAATATGGAGCATTGTATCAGAAATCTGGTTTTCAAACTGCTCTGCAAGTTGTTTATAG GTCACTGCATGAGTCATTCGATGTAAAAGAACTCCTAGTGAAAGTTCCAGCACTACTGATAATGGGTGATAAAGATTATGTCCTGAAATTCCCAGGAATGGAAGACTACATAAAGAGTGGACAAGCAAAACATTTTGTTCCAAAACTGGAGACAGTACACTTGCCTGAAGGGTCTCATTTTGTTCAGGAACAATCACCTGATGAGGTTAATCAGCTCCTACTTACTTTCCTTAATACCCATATATGGACATGA